The window GTTCGCCGACGACCCGGACGTCCGGCACCTCGGCCTGCCGAAGGGAGCAGCCGCATGACCACCGCGACACACGCCGAACAACTGTTCCGGCTCCCCGACCTCGGTGAGGGCCTCACCGACGCCGAGATCGTCGAGTGGAAGGTCGCGGTCGGCGACACGGTCACGATCGACCAGATCGTCGTCGAGGTCGAGACCGCCAAGGCGGCGGTGGAGGTGCCGGTCCCGTACGCGGGCACGGTGCTGCGCCTGCACGCGGAGGCGGGCACGCCACTGGCGGTGGGAGAGCCGCTGATCACGGTGGGTGCGGCCACCTCCGGCGGGAACGGCGACCGGGGCGCGGGCCCGATCGGCCCGTCCCTCGCCGGGTCCGCCGGGGAAGCCGCTCGACCGGACACCGCGGCGGAACGGTACCGGGAGGAGGAGCAGGCCGGCTCCGGCAACGTCCTGATCGGCTACGGCACCGGCCACGGCCCGGCCCCGCGCCGCCGGCGCAGACACCCCGGCGCGTCGTCGGCCACCGGCGCGCCCCTGGTCGTCGGCCACACGCCTGCCGGAGGCGGCGCCACGGCGGCCGATCGCCCGGTACCGCCGGCGCCCTCCGCACGGCAGACGGCGCCGACGCCGGTCGACGGACCCACGCGGCTCACCGCGCCCCGCGCCATCTCGCCGCTGGTCCGCAGGATGGCCCGGGACCACGGGATCGACCTCGCCGCTCTGACGCCCTCCGGCCCGGCCGGCATCGTGCTGCGCCGTGACGTGGAGCGGGCCGTCGAGCTGGCCCGGCAGACCGTGTCGCGGCCCGCGCCCGCGCCGGCTCCGCGACCGCAGCGGGACCCCGCACCGGCGGGCCCCGAACGCATCCCGCTGCGCGGACTGCGCCGCGCGGTCGCCGACAAGCTCTCCCGCAGCCGCACCGAGATCCCCGACGCCACCACCTGGGTCGACGTGGACGCCACGGGCCTGCTGCGGGCGAAGAGGGAACTGAACGCCGCCGCACCGGGCGGCCGCGTCGGGCTGCTCGCCCTGCTGGCCCGCATCTGTGTCGCCGGACTGGCCCGCTTCCCGGAGCTGAACTCCACCGTCGACACCGAGCGTCGCGAGATCGTCCGCTTCGACGAGGTGCATCTGGGTTTCGCCGCCCAGACCGACCGCGGCCTGATGGTCCCCGTCGTCCGTGACGCCCACCGTCTGACGACGGCCCAACTGGCCGCGGAACTTGCCCGGTTGACCGAACTCGCCCGAGGCGGCAACCTCCCGCCGGCGGCGCTGACCGGCGGCACGTTCACCCTCAACAACTACGGGGTGTTCGGTGTCGACGGATCGACACCCATCATCAACCACCCCGAGGCCGCCCTCCTCGGTGTGGGCCGCATCGTCGACAAGCCGTGGGTGGTGGACGGGGAGCTGACCGTCCGCAAGGTCACCCAGCTGTCGTTCAGCTTCGACCACCGCGTGTGTGACGGCGGCGTGGCCGGCGGCTTCCTGCGCTACGTCGCCGACTGCGTGGAACGCCCGTCGATCCTGCTCGCCGACGTCTGACGGGACTCTCCACCGTCTCTGCTCGCCACTGCGCCCAGGACGCAGTGCACCCCTCGATCGACCGAACGTTCGGCCTGGAGTTCCCCCTTGCCCACCGCCTTTCACTCCGCCGTCACCCACTTGGCCGCCGTGACCGGACCGGCCGCGGTCGCCCGGTCCCCCCGCCATGCCCCCGCGAAGGAGCCCACCCATGCCTGACGAGGTCTATCTGATCGACGGCGCCCGCACCCCCCTGGGCCGCCACCGAGGGGCGCTGGCCTCCGTACGCCCCGACGACCTGGCCGCCCTCGTCGTCCGGGAGGCGGTGGAGCGCTCCGCGATCCCGGGCGAGGCCGTCGACGAGGTGATCCTCGGCTCCGCCAACCAGGCCGGCGAGGACAACCGCAACGTGGCCCGCATGGCGGCGCTGCTGGCCGGACTGCCGCACACCGTGCCCGGATACACCGTCAACCGGCTGTGCGCGTCCGGCCTGACGGCCGTGGCCTCCGCCGCCCAGACCGTACGGGCGGGCGAGGCCGACCTGGTCGTGGCGGGCGGCGTGGAGTCGATGACCCGCGCGCCCTGGGTGATGGCCAAGCCCGGCACCCCCTGGGCCCGCCCCGGCGAGGTGCACGACACCCCCCTCGGCTGGCGGTTCACCAACCCGCGCTTCTCCGCCGACACCACCCTGTCGATGGGCGAGACCACCGAGGAACTCGCCGCCCTGGACGGCATCACCCGCCTGGAGGCGGACTCCTTCGCGCTGCGCAGCCACCGCCGGGCCGTCGCCGCCCAGCAGGCCGGCCGGTTCGCCCGGGAGATCGTCCCGGTGCCGGTCGAGGACGGCGAGGTCACCCAGGACGAAGGGCCCCGGTCGGCCACCTCACTGGAGCGGCTGAGCGGGCTGCGCACCTCCTTCCGCGGCGACGGGATCGTCACCGCGGGCAATTCCTCGCCACTGTCCGACGGGGCGGCCGCCGTGGTGGTGGCGAGCGGGGCGGCGGTCGAACGGTACGGCCTCACGCCACGGGCCCGTGTCGTCACCGCCGCCTCGGCCGGGGTCGAACCCCGTCTCATGGGGCTCGGCCCCGTGCCGGCCACCGCCAAGGCGCTGGACCGGGCGGGCTGGAGCATCGACGACCTGGACGCCATCGAGGTGAACGAGGCGTTCGCCTCCCAGGTGCTGACGGTGGTGCGCCGACTGAAGCTCGACGAGGACCGGGTCAACGCCGACGGCGGCGCGATCGCCCTGGGTCACCCGCTCGGCTGCTCGGGCACCCGCATCGTGCTCGCCCTGCTCGGCCGACTGGAGCGCGAGGACGGCCGCCGGGGCCTGGCGACCATGTGCGTGGGCGTCGGGCTGGGCGTGTCGCTCCTGGTGGAGCGCGTATGAGCACGGCTGCTTCATCCTCGTACGACACCCTCCTCGTCGACGAACACGCGGACCGGGTCGTGGTCACCCTGCACCGGCCCGAGGCCCGCAACGCCATCGACGCCCGTATGATCACCGAACTCCACCACCTGTGCGAGGAGTTGGAGCGCACCCCGCGCCTCATGCTGCTCACCGGGCACGGCGGGGTCTTCGCCGGCGGCGCCGACATCGCCGAACTGCGCGCACGGGGCCGCGACGAAGCCCTGCGGGGCATCAACAGCCGCCTCTTCGAACGGGTCCGCCGACTGCCCCTGCCCACCGTGGCCGCCGTCGACGGCTGGGCCCTCGGCGGGGGTGCCGAGCTGGCGTACGCCTGTGACATTCGGATCGCCGGTCCCGACGCGGTGTTCGGCAACCCCGAGCCGGGCCTCGGCATCCTCGCCGCCGCCGGGGGCTGCTGGCGGCTGAGGGAACTCGTCGGCGAGTCGGTGGCCAAGCAGGTGCTGCTGGCCGGCCGGAACCTCGACGCGGCCGCCGCGCTCGCCTGCGGGCTGGTCATGGACGTCGTACCGGCGCAGCGGCTGACCGCCGAGGCGCATGCCCTGCTCGACCGCATGGCCCGCGCCTCGGCGCTCGCCCTGCGCCTCACCAAGCTCGTCACGGACGCCCCCGGCGCCCACCCGGTCGCCGACGACCTCGCCCAGGCCGTGTTGTTCGAGGGCCGCGACAAGCAGGAGCGCATGACGCGCTTCCTGGACAGGAACGGAGGCCGGGCATGACCTCGGCAGCAGCAGGAGCGGCAGCAGCCGCAGAAGCAGAAGGACAGCAAGCGGCACCGCCCGCGGTCGTGGGGGTGATCGGTGGCGGCCGGATGGGCGCCGGTATCGCGCAGTCCTTCGCGGCCGTCGGGTCCTCGGTGGTGGTCGTGGAACAGGACGCCGAAGCCGCGGACGCCGCCGTCGAGCGCATCGCCGCCGCCCTGCGCCGGGGCGGGGCCGAGGACGACGCGTTCCGGCTCACCGTG is drawn from Streptomyces bottropensis ATCC 25435 and contains these coding sequences:
- a CDS encoding dihydrolipoamide acetyltransferase family protein, which gives rise to MTTATHAEQLFRLPDLGEGLTDAEIVEWKVAVGDTVTIDQIVVEVETAKAAVEVPVPYAGTVLRLHAEAGTPLAVGEPLITVGAATSGGNGDRGAGPIGPSLAGSAGEAARPDTAAERYREEEQAGSGNVLIGYGTGHGPAPRRRRRHPGASSATGAPLVVGHTPAGGGATAADRPVPPAPSARQTAPTPVDGPTRLTAPRAISPLVRRMARDHGIDLAALTPSGPAGIVLRRDVERAVELARQTVSRPAPAPAPRPQRDPAPAGPERIPLRGLRRAVADKLSRSRTEIPDATTWVDVDATGLLRAKRELNAAAPGGRVGLLALLARICVAGLARFPELNSTVDTERREIVRFDEVHLGFAAQTDRGLMVPVVRDAHRLTTAQLAAELARLTELARGGNLPPAALTGGTFTLNNYGVFGVDGSTPIINHPEAALLGVGRIVDKPWVVDGELTVRKVTQLSFSFDHRVCDGGVAGGFLRYVADCVERPSILLADV
- a CDS encoding thiolase family protein encodes the protein MPDEVYLIDGARTPLGRHRGALASVRPDDLAALVVREAVERSAIPGEAVDEVILGSANQAGEDNRNVARMAALLAGLPHTVPGYTVNRLCASGLTAVASAAQTVRAGEADLVVAGGVESMTRAPWVMAKPGTPWARPGEVHDTPLGWRFTNPRFSADTTLSMGETTEELAALDGITRLEADSFALRSHRRAVAAQQAGRFAREIVPVPVEDGEVTQDEGPRSATSLERLSGLRTSFRGDGIVTAGNSSPLSDGAAAVVVASGAAVERYGLTPRARVVTAASAGVEPRLMGLGPVPATAKALDRAGWSIDDLDAIEVNEAFASQVLTVVRRLKLDEDRVNADGGAIALGHPLGCSGTRIVLALLGRLEREDGRRGLATMCVGVGLGVSLLVERV
- a CDS encoding enoyl-CoA hydratase/isomerase family protein, encoding MSTAASSSYDTLLVDEHADRVVVTLHRPEARNAIDARMITELHHLCEELERTPRLMLLTGHGGVFAGGADIAELRARGRDEALRGINSRLFERVRRLPLPTVAAVDGWALGGGAELAYACDIRIAGPDAVFGNPEPGLGILAAAGGCWRLRELVGESVAKQVLLAGRNLDAAAALACGLVMDVVPAQRLTAEAHALLDRMARASALALRLTKLVTDAPGAHPVADDLAQAVLFEGRDKQERMTRFLDRNGGRA